A region of the Paenibacillus sp. J23TS9 genome:
GCAAGCATTTCCCCCAGCTGTTGAAATACCTTATCTTGAACTCGTGAATCAGAATGTTGGAAATAGACTTCTGCTTTATGCCCATCTATATACTCAACCAGCGCGTAATCAAAAGGATACAGGTTTTTTTCCGTATTCAGATCGTACGAAGCGGGCGTTCGAATGCCATGTTCGGTTAAATATTTGTTATTCATTGCAAACAGGTCGCTTCCATAGGATTTTTCATGAATGTTATCAGCTGCGATTTCTTCTTGAAAATAATTCATGGTAAGATCCCATACATACAAAACGCAGAAGAATCCATTACTAAATTCGATTTTATAGACCACCTTTTGCGCTCCACCATGCATTTTCGAGACATGATCCACAACATATCCGGCACCAAACACCTTCCAAGCATAATCCTGTAAATCAACTTTATTGAGGTGACAATCAATATCCATAAGTACAAAAACTCCTTTTTAAGGTTTTGCCGGCAACACAATCGTAAGAAATATCCAGCCAAAAGTATAGACTTTTTCTTTATGATTGTTTATGATGTTGAATAAGGTCTCGAATAAAATAGTCATACAAAAAGCCCTTGGATCGAATCCAAAGGCTTTTTTTGATATATGCATGTTTGCATAGACATCCATTACCCTTCACACCTCTTTCGAGGTGCATTCCGGTAACGTTCATCTACATCGATATCATTTTGGTTGCAACGGTTTGTTGAAAAGCCTGATCATGTTCAACGATAACCATAGTGGGATTAAAGGTTTGAATCAGCTCTTCGATCTGCATACGTGAATAAAGATCGATAAAATTTAACGGTTCATCCCAAATGTATAGATGTGCTTGTTCGCATAAACTTTTGGCTATCAGCAGTTTTTTCTTTTGACCACCAGAATAATGAGAGATGTCCTTCTCAAACTGGATTCGGTCAAAATCCATTTTGCGCAGGATCGATTTGAACAGTGGTTCATTGATCTCATGCTCTTCAATAAAATCCGATAACATGCCCTTCAAATGGGAAGTATCCTGCTGAACATAGGAAATGACGAGCCCAGAAGCTAATTTCATCGTGCCTGTATGCTGTAGCGGTTGTCCCAGGATCAGCTTGAGAATGCTGCTTTTCCCGCTCCCGTTCTTTCCGTCCAGCACGATTCGATCTCCTTGTTCAACGGTAAAGCTGATGGGCTTATTCACGATTTGGCCATCGTATTGAACGGACACATCTGCCATAACAACCCATTCTTTTGACGGGAAGTTCAATGCTTCTAAAGCCAATGCTTCGGTTTTTTCCACGTTTTTGAGCAGATTGGACTTTTCCTCAATCGCCTTTTGCTGCCTTGATTCAATGTTCTTTGCCCTTTTCATCATCTTGGCCGCTTTATGCCCTACGAAGCCCTTATCCAATTTCGAACCTGAATTCGTCGTTCCGTTTTTGGAAGCTTCCACCTGATGGGACCAATCCGATGAACGCTTGGAGGACTGTTTCAATCTCCCGATGTCTTTTTGCAGACGCTGATTCGTTGCCTCCTCGTGTTCCTGCTGTCTATCGAAATTTAGCTTCCAGGAAGAATAGTTCCCGCTTTGGACTTCAATATTCGCTCTATTGATCGATAAAATATGGTCGACGCATCCATCCAAAAAGTTCCTGTCATGCGAAATTAAAATAAACCCTTTTTTCTTCTTTAAATAATCCGAGACGATCTTTCGCGCACTGGTGTCTAAATGGTTGGTCGGCTCGTCGATTAATAGGAATTGGCCTTCATTCAAAAATAGCGCGGCAAGCAGTACTTTGGTTTGTTCTCCATTAGAGAGCGTGTTAAATGGCCGGTACATGATCTCGGCATCGACTTCTAGATAGGAGATTTCACGAAGAAATTCCCAATCTTCTGCTCGGGGACATATTTCCTCAAGGATTTCATACGTGTACTTATTCATATCCGACACCGGATAAGGGAAATAATTGAATTCGACCGAAGAAACGATTTTCCCGCTGTACTCATATTTCCCTAATAATAGATTCAAAAAAGTCGTCTTGCCTCGTCCGTTTCTACCGATAAAACCAAGTTTCCAATCCGTATCGATGTGAAAGCTCACGCCTTCAAAAATGTTGTCAAAGCTGGATGGATAGGAAAACGTTACGTCTTGTACTTGAATCATTGACATGATGATTCCTCCTTTGTATATCTCGCTGGTTTCTTTCATACAAAGTCGGCACATCCATCGATTTTTTGCTTCTCCGTATAAGCTTGATGGATATTAACGACTTATACGGAGCATTACATGTGTCACCACAGTATCTGAATTACTCATTTCTTTCACTCCTTTCTGTTACAAGCGAATATGTCATTCCGCTGAATAATTTCCATATAACTGACCGCAAGCAGCATCAATATCAATGCCGAATTGACTTCTTACGGTCACATGAATGCCTGATGACTGTAATGTTTTGTAAAAATTAACCACCCTGTCCTCATCCGCTTCATCAAACCTTAATGGGGAACGCACCGTTGGGTTATACCGGATTAAATTCACATGGTACAGTCGTCCTTCCCTGTATCGCCCCTTCAATAGACGCGCTACTTCTTTGGCATGATCCATCGAATCATTCACGTCGGGTAACATAATATAAGCAATATAAACCTTTCTGGATGTGACTCGTATATGATCGTCTAATGCGTCCATGACATCGAATAACGGATACTTATCATTTATCGGCATCAGTTTACTTCGCTGTTCGTGAAAAGGAGAATGCAACGAAAACGTCAAATGGACTTGCGGATAATGGAGGGTCATTTTTTTAATGCTCGGTATGATCCCAATCGTTGAAATCGAGATCCTACGAGGACTTAAACCAAACAGAGCAGGATCCGTGAGCACGTCTAACGCATCGAAAACTTGGACATTGGCTAACGCTTCCCCCATTCCCATAAAAGAAATGCTGTCCATGGAATGCCCCTTCAGGTAAAAATGAAGGATTTGGTCGGTTATTTCGTCCGAGGTCAAATTTCTTTTTAATCCAATGTCGCCTGTCGCGCAAAATGTACATCCGAAATGACATCCGCACTGGGAAGAGACGCAAAATGATTCCCATCCGGCTTTATATTTCATATTTACCGTTTCTATTCTTTCATTTCCTGAAATCCCAAACAAAACTTTAGTGACTTGCTCGGAATGCTGTTCCATTAAAGGAGCAATATCTAAAATAGACGCTCCGAATTCCATGGCTAGCATTTCTCTTAACCGTTTGGGAAGTACGGTGATGTCGTTGAAATGTTCGATTTTCTCATGAAAAACGGCATTCATTATTTGTTTCAGCCTAAAATCGGGGTAATGATGCTCCTTCAAGAATGCCTTTATTCTTCTATACTTATTGCCTTGTTTGAGTTGCATGTTTTCCATCCTTCCATAAGACTCTCTAGTTTAACGGGAGTATATAGAAGGAGTGGTCTATCCTGAAGATGAACCGCAAAAAAGCACCGATAGCATTATCGGTGCTGAGCTTTAGAACGAGACACGACTATAATGATCAAGAATTCTGAGTCATTTCTCTGTCATGTATTCGCCGTAGAGGCAAAGCTCCGATAACTGTTTTTTGTATGGTGGTTCCGCATATAAAGGACAGACTACTCCCTTTGTCCGCGAAATCATCGCCAAATTTCACGTTTTTTCCATACAGAATTCTAAAAACAGTTAACATTGCTTACACCTCCTTTGTCGAATTTATTATTGAGTTAATCTAGCATATAAATGAATAGGTGTAAAGTTTAATTCGATATTTATTTTACTCTCGCCGCGAGGACATCCCATTCATTCTGTGTGTAGTTACCTGGATCACCTGTTTTTCGTTG
Encoded here:
- a CDS encoding Lsa family ABC-F type ribosomal protection protein, giving the protein MSMIQVQDVTFSYPSSFDNIFEGVSFHIDTDWKLGFIGRNGRGKTTFLNLLLGKYEYSGKIVSSVEFNYFPYPVSDMNKYTYEILEEICPRAEDWEFLREISYLEVDAEIMYRPFNTLSNGEQTKVLLAALFLNEGQFLLIDEPTNHLDTSARKIVSDYLKKKKGFILISHDRNFLDGCVDHILSINRANIEVQSGNYSSWKLNFDRQQEHEEATNQRLQKDIGRLKQSSKRSSDWSHQVEASKNGTTNSGSKLDKGFVGHKAAKMMKRAKNIESRQQKAIEEKSNLLKNVEKTEALALEALNFPSKEWVVMADVSVQYDGQIVNKPISFTVEQGDRIVLDGKNGSGKSSILKLILGQPLQHTGTMKLASGLVISYVQQDTSHLKGMLSDFIEEHEINEPLFKSILRKMDFDRIQFEKDISHYSGGQKKKLLIAKSLCEQAHLYIWDEPLNFIDLYSRMQIEELIQTFNPTMVIVEHDQAFQQTVATKMISM
- a CDS encoding Cfr family 23S rRNA (adenine(2503)-C(8))-methyltransferase, whose amino-acid sequence is MQLKQGNKYRRIKAFLKEHHYPDFRLKQIMNAVFHEKIEHFNDITVLPKRLREMLAMEFGASILDIAPLMEQHSEQVTKVLFGISGNERIETVNMKYKAGWESFCVSSQCGCHFGCTFCATGDIGLKRNLTSDEITDQILHFYLKGHSMDSISFMGMGEALANVQVFDALDVLTDPALFGLSPRRISISTIGIIPSIKKMTLHYPQVHLTFSLHSPFHEQRSKLMPINDKYPLFDVMDALDDHIRVTSRKVYIAYIMLPDVNDSMDHAKEVARLLKGRYREGRLYHVNLIRYNPTVRSPLRFDEADEDRVVNFYKTLQSSGIHVTVRSQFGIDIDAACGQLYGNYSAE